A genomic segment from Pseudomonas sp. M30-35 encodes:
- a CDS encoding heavy metal response regulator transcription factor, whose amino-acid sequence MHILLIEDDTKTGEYLKKGLGESGYNVDWTQHGADGLHLALQTSYDLIVLDVMLPGIDGFQIIELLRARQDVPVLFLTARDQLHDRIRGLELGADDYLVKPFSFTELLLRIRTILRRGVVREADHFHLADLELDLLRRRVTRQQQVIVLTNKEFALLHLFLRREGDVLSRAQIASEVWDMNFDSDTNVVDVAVKRLRSKIDQPYPIKLIHTVRGIGYVCEVRSCGPDNNPH is encoded by the coding sequence ATGCACATCCTGCTGATCGAAGATGACACCAAAACCGGCGAGTACCTGAAAAAGGGGCTTGGCGAATCAGGCTACAACGTCGACTGGACCCAGCACGGCGCCGATGGCCTGCACCTGGCTCTGCAAACGTCTTATGACCTGATCGTGCTGGATGTAATGCTTCCCGGCATAGACGGCTTTCAGATCATCGAACTGCTACGCGCCAGACAAGACGTGCCGGTGCTGTTTCTGACGGCCCGCGATCAGTTGCATGACCGCATTCGCGGCTTGGAATTGGGCGCTGACGACTACCTGGTAAAACCGTTTTCTTTCACCGAGTTGCTGTTGCGCATTCGCACCATCTTGCGGCGCGGCGTAGTTCGAGAAGCCGATCACTTTCACCTTGCCGACCTAGAGCTGGATCTGCTGCGCCGACGCGTCACGCGCCAGCAACAGGTCATAGTGCTGACTAACAAGGAGTTCGCCCTACTGCATCTGTTTCTGCGCCGCGAAGGTGATGTTCTGTCCCGGGCGCAGATTGCCTCGGAAGTCTGGGATATGAACTTCGACAGCGATACCAACGTGGTGGACGTTGCAGTCAAGCGCCTGCGTAGCAAGATTGATCAGCCCTACCCGATCAAACTGATCCATACCGTTCGCGGCATCGGTTATGTGTGCGAGGTGAGGTCATGTGGCCCCGACAACAACCCTCACTGA
- a CDS encoding LysE family translocator produces MESLLPFLLFAFVASVTPGPTNILVLSHSSKRGVGATLPIIVGACLTAALIVLIVGLGVGETLLRFPRVQQVMAWSAVLWLSWLAWQIFNSPPASLDVDAPRDKGISVVGIAALQVINPKVWMMAVAVVSVFVDGGDKSMRVLLLSLFFLLISLPCMTLWALLGSGSARVLGSPQALQRMNQVLAFLLLVSAWLPVLI; encoded by the coding sequence ATGGAGTCTTTGCTGCCTTTTCTACTGTTTGCGTTTGTAGCCTCGGTTACCCCGGGACCGACCAATATTCTGGTGCTGAGCCACAGTTCCAAACGTGGGGTTGGGGCCACGTTGCCGATCATTGTGGGGGCGTGCCTGACGGCGGCGCTTATCGTGCTGATTGTCGGTCTTGGCGTGGGCGAAACACTGCTGCGCTTTCCGCGAGTACAGCAGGTCATGGCGTGGTCCGCAGTGTTGTGGCTGAGTTGGTTGGCTTGGCAGATTTTTAATAGCCCGCCTGCCTCATTGGACGTGGATGCGCCACGGGACAAAGGCATAAGCGTGGTCGGCATTGCTGCTCTGCAAGTGATCAACCCCAAGGTTTGGATGATGGCTGTGGCAGTGGTGAGCGTGTTTGTCGACGGTGGCGACAAAAGCATGCGCGTGCTGCTGTTGTCGCTGTTTTTTCTGCTGATCTCATTGCCGTGCATGACGCTGTGGGCATTACTTGGTTCGGGCAGCGCCCGGGTATTGGGTTCACCGCAGGCACTGCAGCGGATGAATCAGGTGCTGGCTTTTTTGCTGCTGGTATCCGCCTGGTTGCCTGTATTGATCTAG
- a CDS encoding heavy metal sensor histidine kinase translates to MWPRQQPSLTLRSTLAFSMVAMLTVGGAGLYLYESIKASVMMNSDHAVLARLDHFRKLLHFELGIEKLRDNPQILKNMLYSENDIFIIGETDQPPVIMVNPLNVSLPDLPVINHGTALSVDALRSGVTDSGAPLRAATVQTTSGGREVRLTAAHVMTREMAMLKAFRERIYLAVSLAFLLTALLGYILLRRGLRPLRTMATHAANITPQRLDSRMDSKDTPIELQQLSDAYNAMLDRLANGYQRLTQFSADLAHEIRTPVGSLMGHCQVALRQSRSEDEYQALLASNLEELERISRIVESILFLARADDAQSVIEREPLSLNSELQRIAGYFEGLAEERQLTLQTTGDGILEADPLLLRRALSNLVANAIRYANEGSEILMRVVAVDGGWQIDVENQGPVLSDETLRKLFDRFYRGDTSRHQSSDSYGLGLTIVAAIMQLHGGEASVKQPEPGTIRFSLFFPAP, encoded by the coding sequence ATGTGGCCCCGACAACAACCCTCACTGACTCTGCGCTCAACCCTGGCATTCTCAATGGTGGCGATGCTCACGGTCGGCGGTGCGGGGCTTTATCTGTATGAGTCGATAAAAGCTTCGGTCATGATGAACAGCGACCATGCGGTGCTCGCACGCCTGGATCACTTTCGCAAGTTGCTGCATTTTGAGCTGGGGATCGAGAAACTGCGCGACAACCCACAGATATTGAAAAACATGCTCTACAGCGAAAACGACATCTTCATCATCGGTGAAACCGACCAACCGCCCGTGATCATGGTCAATCCGCTGAACGTATCGCTGCCCGATTTGCCTGTGATCAACCACGGTACAGCGCTAAGCGTGGATGCCCTGCGCAGTGGGGTAACCGATTCGGGTGCACCCTTGCGCGCCGCAACCGTACAAACGACCTCCGGCGGCCGTGAAGTACGCCTAACTGCCGCGCACGTCATGACCCGGGAAATGGCCATGCTCAAGGCATTTCGCGAGCGTATCTATCTGGCTGTAAGCCTGGCGTTTCTACTCACGGCGTTACTCGGTTACATACTCCTGCGTCGCGGCCTACGCCCCTTGCGTACGATGGCCACGCATGCGGCGAACATAACGCCCCAGCGGCTCGACAGCAGAATGGACAGCAAAGACACGCCAATTGAACTGCAGCAACTCAGCGACGCGTACAACGCCATGCTCGATCGCCTCGCCAACGGCTATCAGCGCTTGACGCAGTTTTCCGCTGACTTGGCGCACGAAATACGCACGCCCGTAGGCTCGTTGATGGGGCACTGCCAAGTTGCCTTGCGTCAGTCACGCAGCGAGGACGAATACCAAGCATTGCTGGCCTCGAACCTTGAAGAGTTGGAACGTATTTCACGGATAGTCGAAAGCATCCTGTTCCTCGCCCGCGCTGACGACGCACAGTCAGTGATTGAGCGTGAACCGTTGTCCCTGAATAGCGAATTACAGCGTATCGCCGGTTATTTCGAAGGCTTGGCCGAAGAGCGACAGTTAACCCTGCAAACTACCGGCGATGGCATCCTTGAGGCTGACCCACTGCTGCTGCGCAGAGCATTGAGCAATCTAGTCGCCAACGCCATTCGCTATGCCAACGAAGGCAGCGAGATTCTGATGCGTGTCGTTGCGGTCGATGGTGGTTGGCAGATTGATGTCGAGAATCAGGGGCCAGTTCTGAGCGACGAGACATTGCGCAAACTGTTCGACCGCTTTTACCGTGGCGATACTTCCCGCCACCAAAGCTCTGACTCATACGGCCTGGGCCTCACCATCGTCGCGGCAATCATGCAATTGCATGGCGGTGAGGCAAGTGTGAAACAGCCTGAGCCTGGGACGATCCGTTTCTCGTTGTTTTTCCCTGCGCCCTAA
- a CDS encoding cytochrome b/b6 domain-containing protein: MNNKAIHPWPIRLTHWLNAVCMACMFMSGWAIYNASPLFAFRFPAQLTVGGWLGGALAWHFAFMWLLFINGLIYVIYGVMSRHFKRDFLPIGVQAVKRDLSDALRFRLVHDKGVYNAVQRLMYWLVLAAGVLVVVSGLAIWKPVQLQELAALLGGYDFARYVHFAAMTVIGAFIVVHLALVLLVPKTLLPMITGGVRPIKSGKSDHD, translated from the coding sequence ATGAACAACAAAGCTATTCATCCCTGGCCCATTCGTCTCACTCATTGGCTCAACGCGGTCTGCATGGCCTGTATGTTCATGAGCGGGTGGGCGATTTACAACGCATCGCCGTTGTTCGCTTTCAGGTTCCCGGCGCAGTTGACCGTTGGTGGCTGGCTGGGTGGCGCACTGGCCTGGCACTTTGCATTTATGTGGTTGCTGTTTATCAACGGCCTGATCTATGTGATTTACGGGGTGATGAGTCGCCATTTCAAACGTGATTTTTTACCCATTGGCGTGCAGGCGGTCAAACGTGATCTGAGTGATGCACTGCGTTTTCGGCTGGTGCATGACAAGGGCGTTTATAACGCGGTGCAGCGCCTGATGTATTGGTTGGTGCTGGCAGCAGGTGTGTTGGTGGTGGTCTCGGGGCTGGCCATCTGGAAGCCAGTTCAGCTGCAAGAGCTGGCGGCGCTATTGGGCGGTTATGACTTTGCACGGTACGTGCATTTTGCTGCGATGACGGTGATTGGCGCCTTTATCGTTGTGCATCTGGCGTTGGTGTTGCTTGTGCCGAAAACGTTATTGCCAATGATTACTGGCGGTGTAAGGCCGATTAAAAGCGGAAAATCAGATCATGATTGA
- a CDS encoding AraC family transcriptional regulator, producing MDKRNWIELSQDADTGIESIRAHFQGHAYDPHWHDSFLLGVTGQGVQQFNCRRVRHLSTPGKVFMLEPGEIHDGYAPTEEGFTYSMLYLEPHWLERELHALFEHVPADSQLGFASILSQDPRLSTAINQAFHALHSGDLRIVRQSTIDTLLDSLTSHLDWRKRQSQDPRLPLVAQVARDYLHANICEDIGLDDLAYACSVDRFRLTRAFKAAYGLAPHAYLIQLRLARARQLLARGELPAQVASALGFADQSHMGRWFRRAYQLTPADYRKRCSNLPD from the coding sequence GTGGATAAACGCAACTGGATCGAGTTGTCCCAGGATGCCGATACCGGGATTGAATCGATTCGTGCCCACTTTCAGGGGCATGCCTACGATCCGCACTGGCACGACAGTTTTTTGCTCGGCGTGACGGGGCAGGGGGTGCAACAGTTCAATTGTCGACGTGTTCGCCATCTCAGTACGCCCGGCAAAGTTTTCATGTTGGAACCGGGGGAAATCCACGATGGCTATGCGCCGACCGAGGAGGGTTTTACCTATTCGATGCTGTACCTTGAGCCGCATTGGCTGGAAAGGGAATTGCACGCATTGTTCGAGCACGTACCCGCTGACAGTCAATTGGGTTTTGCCTCCATCCTGAGCCAGGATCCGAGGCTTTCTACTGCCATTAATCAGGCCTTTCATGCGCTTCATTCCGGGGATTTGCGTATCGTGCGCCAGAGCACGATCGACACCTTGCTGGATTCACTCACTTCCCACCTTGATTGGCGAAAACGTCAATCCCAAGATCCGCGCCTACCCTTGGTCGCTCAGGTTGCGCGTGACTATCTGCACGCCAATATCTGCGAAGACATCGGGCTGGATGACCTTGCGTACGCCTGCTCGGTTGACCGCTTCCGTTTGACCCGAGCCTTCAAGGCAGCCTATGGCCTGGCACCTCATGCATATTTGATCCAACTGCGCTTGGCCAGAGCACGGCAATTACTAGCCCGTGGCGAGTTGCCAGCGCAGGTGGCCAGTGCTCTCGGGTTTGCCGATCAAAGTCATATGGGGCGCTGGTTCCGTCGTGCCTACCAACTCACTCCCGCGGATTACCGCAAACGCTGCTCAAACCTTCCAGACTGA
- the pcaF gene encoding 3-oxoadipyl-CoA thiolase: MQDAYICDAIRTPFGRLNGSLSSIRADDLAALPIQELIRRNPGVVWGELDEVFYGCANQAGEDNRNVARMAALLSGLPLTVPGVTLNRLCGSGLDAVGTAARAIKCAEAQLVIAGGVESMSRSPYVLAKAQKEFARNQQLEDTTIGWRLVNPIMKAMYGVDALTSTAEIVAEQESISRADQDAFALRSQHRWSQAQNAGFFKNEVMSVTVTRPRKPDVVIDVDEHPRPETGLESLAKLHGVVSEEGTVSAGNSSGINDGACALLMASGKAVQLYGLTPRARVVGMATAGVAPRVMGMGPVPAVDKVMQMTGLSIELMDVIELNEAFAAQALAVCRRLGLKDDDPRVNPNGGAIAIGHPLGASGARLVTTAVNQLHQMDGARYALCSMCVGVGQGIAIILERL; the protein is encoded by the coding sequence ATGCAAGATGCTTATATTTGCGATGCTATTCGCACTCCCTTTGGGCGACTCAACGGCTCGCTTTCATCGATACGAGCCGATGACCTTGCGGCACTGCCTATTCAAGAACTCATACGGCGTAATCCAGGTGTCGTCTGGGGTGAATTAGACGAGGTGTTCTACGGTTGTGCCAATCAGGCAGGAGAAGATAACCGCAATGTAGCTCGCATGGCTGCATTACTATCCGGTTTACCTTTAACTGTTCCGGGCGTAACGCTCAACAGACTCTGCGGTTCTGGGCTTGACGCAGTTGGTACCGCCGCCCGTGCAATAAAGTGCGCTGAGGCGCAACTGGTCATTGCCGGTGGCGTTGAGAGCATGAGCCGTTCTCCATACGTGTTAGCGAAAGCGCAGAAGGAATTTGCACGTAACCAGCAGTTGGAAGACACGACTATAGGCTGGCGCTTAGTTAACCCAATAATGAAGGCAATGTATGGGGTGGATGCACTCACCTCAACCGCTGAAATTGTTGCTGAGCAAGAGTCTATTTCACGCGCCGATCAAGATGCTTTCGCGTTACGCAGTCAGCATCGCTGGAGTCAGGCTCAGAACGCTGGTTTTTTTAAAAATGAAGTCATGAGCGTCACCGTGACGCGTCCCCGTAAACCCGATGTTGTGATTGATGTAGACGAACATCCGCGTCCAGAAACTGGGCTTGAAAGCTTAGCCAAATTGCATGGTGTCGTGTCCGAAGAGGGCACTGTTTCGGCCGGTAACTCATCAGGCATTAATGATGGTGCGTGTGCACTCTTGATGGCCAGCGGTAAGGCTGTGCAGCTCTACGGTCTAACTCCTCGTGCGCGTGTCGTTGGCATGGCCACTGCGGGTGTAGCCCCGCGTGTAATGGGCATGGGGCCAGTACCTGCTGTAGATAAAGTTATGCAAATGACTGGCCTCAGCATCGAACTAATGGACGTCATTGAATTAAATGAAGCATTCGCCGCACAAGCGCTAGCGGTATGTCGTCGTTTGGGGCTGAAAGATGATGACCCACGGGTCAATCCAAATGGAGGAGCTATTGCAATCGGCCATCCGCTAGGGGCATCGGGGGCACGCTTGGTAACAACTGCGGTAAACCAGCTTCATCAGATGGACGGTGCACGTTATGCCCTATGCAGCATGTGTGTCGGGGTAGGGCAGGGTATTGCGATTATTTTAGAACGCCTCTGA
- a CDS encoding molybdopterin-dependent oxidoreductase, with product MIEPKKRANARIKLEPAQQLQLESIQRRNFLRGGLTVGAMAMLTGCNLQDGDQVDKVLWAMSRWNDRVQAWLFSGQKLASTYTKAQMTTPFPFNAFYGEDDIPDVDLANYSLAVSGRVRDKAPWTLEGLRKLPQRTDITRLICVEGWSAIGQWGGVPLRTFLEHVGADTTAKFVGFKCADRYYSSLDMPTALHPQTLLALDYAEVALPPEYGYPLRVRVPTKLGFKNPKHIVEIFVSNDNPGGYWEDQGYNWFSGI from the coding sequence ATGATTGAGCCCAAAAAACGCGCTAATGCGCGGATTAAACTTGAACCTGCGCAACAGCTTCAGCTGGAGAGCATCCAGCGGCGCAATTTCCTGCGCGGTGGCTTGACCGTTGGCGCGATGGCGATGCTGACGGGTTGTAACCTGCAGGACGGTGACCAGGTGGATAAGGTGTTATGGGCCATGTCACGCTGGAACGATAGGGTGCAGGCATGGTTGTTCAGTGGGCAAAAACTGGCGTCAACCTATACCAAGGCGCAAATGACCACGCCATTCCCATTTAACGCTTTCTATGGTGAGGACGATATTCCTGATGTCGATCTGGCAAATTACTCGCTAGCCGTCTCCGGCCGGGTGCGGGACAAGGCGCCGTGGACGCTCGAAGGCTTACGCAAGTTGCCGCAGCGCACCGACATCACACGCTTGATCTGCGTTGAAGGCTGGAGCGCTATCGGGCAGTGGGGTGGTGTGCCATTGCGAACTTTTCTAGAACATGTCGGTGCAGATACGACGGCCAAGTTCGTCGGCTTCAAGTGTGCCGACCGTTATTACTCCAGCCTGGACATGCCAACCGCATTGCATCCGCAAACCCTGCTGGCGCTGGATTATGCTGAAGTCGCTCTACCGCCTGAATATGGCTATCCACTGCGCGTTCGGGTGCCGACCAAGTTAGGCTTTAAAAATCCCAAGCACATCGTTGAGATATTCGTCAGCAATGACAATCCGGGCGGGTATTGGGAGGACCAAGGGTACAATTGGTTTAGCGGCATATAG
- a CDS encoding 3-hydroxyacyl-CoA dehydrogenase NAD-binding domain-containing protein, with the protein MHKPNISGRVHLIMEDDVAVIIIDNPPVNASTDAVRKGILAALAGIDVATTRAVLLTGEGRNLMAGADLAELEHEPTEPTLPSVTAALTDFPLPVIALIKGHTLGGGLELAMACDLRLGAPKASLGLPEVTVGVLPGAGGTQRLPRLIGLSEALSMVVTGKPIDVRNAKQLGLVDHLLTESEPEAQHQEALKFARDNKLSKRTLSDEPVELADELSISEQVEQLLRRAKGLPSARIAAQTVLDSTRLNLADGLAHERRQFLTLRGSEPAQALRYVFFAERGEALAKSTAFEPLPIKRVAIIGAGTMGIGIALCAINAGYSVDLIELNADALEAGISRIQHELDNDVSRQRLSAEKRDSALAKLNPTQSITCVAAADLVIEAIIEDLAAKQSLLKNLGELVRPDTLLATNTSYLDINEIAAQVLNRERVLGLHFFSPANRMALLEIVKTESTSVLSLRTALGFAKRLKKKPIIVANSWGFVGNRLYAAYRRQCEFLLEEGATPWQVDEALEEYGFAMGPFKVADLSGLDIAWRMRQKIAEKRHLSRYVGIADALCEANRFGRKTGSGYYAYPANGKPTPDSYTEKLIQDYRASSGIEAKVFSPEDIQQRAVYALINESLLLLNEGVCQRPEDIDIALVNGYGFPKWRGGPFFIARHMSEPDLDNALQSLASISGKGHVKGDAALAQPSVA; encoded by the coding sequence ATGCATAAGCCTAATATTTCAGGGCGGGTGCATTTGATAATGGAAGATGACGTCGCGGTTATCATTATCGATAACCCCCCTGTCAATGCCAGTACAGATGCCGTTCGAAAGGGGATTTTGGCGGCGCTGGCGGGTATTGATGTTGCTACTACCCGTGCAGTATTGCTAACAGGTGAAGGTCGCAACCTGATGGCAGGAGCTGATCTAGCAGAGCTCGAACATGAGCCAACTGAGCCGACTTTACCCAGTGTCACCGCTGCGCTGACGGACTTCCCGTTGCCAGTCATTGCATTAATCAAGGGGCACACCCTAGGCGGTGGCCTAGAACTGGCTATGGCGTGTGATCTGAGACTAGGGGCGCCCAAGGCAAGTCTTGGGTTGCCAGAAGTTACCGTCGGCGTGCTACCGGGCGCAGGCGGAACACAACGGTTACCGCGTTTGATCGGGCTGTCGGAAGCACTTTCAATGGTTGTTACCGGCAAACCGATCGACGTACGTAATGCCAAACAGTTGGGTTTAGTCGATCATTTACTGACCGAGAGCGAGCCTGAAGCTCAGCATCAAGAAGCGCTCAAGTTTGCCCGTGACAACAAGCTCAGCAAACGAACCCTTAGCGATGAGCCTGTTGAGTTGGCCGATGAGCTTTCGATCTCGGAACAAGTCGAGCAACTCTTAAGGCGTGCCAAGGGACTGCCTTCAGCAAGGATTGCTGCGCAAACAGTTTTAGACTCAACTCGTCTGAACTTAGCAGACGGTCTTGCTCATGAACGGCGCCAGTTTCTCACACTGCGCGGTAGTGAGCCTGCGCAAGCGCTGCGGTATGTGTTTTTTGCTGAACGTGGTGAAGCGTTAGCAAAGTCAACGGCTTTTGAACCGTTGCCCATAAAGCGTGTAGCGATTATCGGTGCCGGTACGATGGGGATTGGAATTGCATTGTGTGCTATCAATGCAGGCTACAGCGTTGATCTAATCGAGTTGAACGCTGATGCGCTTGAGGCTGGGATTAGTCGGATTCAACACGAGTTGGATAATGATGTAAGTCGACAACGTTTGAGCGCTGAAAAACGTGACTCGGCACTGGCCAAGCTTAATCCCACGCAGAGCATAACTTGCGTTGCAGCAGCAGACTTGGTCATTGAAGCCATTATTGAGGACCTTGCGGCCAAACAAAGCCTGCTAAAAAACCTTGGCGAGTTGGTTAGACCTGACACGCTTCTCGCGACCAATACATCCTATTTGGACATTAATGAGATTGCTGCTCAGGTGCTCAATCGAGAGCGTGTGCTCGGGCTGCATTTTTTTAGCCCAGCTAACCGTATGGCGCTGCTTGAGATCGTCAAGACGGAAAGTACTAGTGTACTGTCCCTACGAACTGCATTGGGCTTCGCTAAGCGCTTGAAAAAGAAGCCTATTATTGTAGCAAATTCATGGGGTTTTGTGGGTAACAGGCTCTACGCCGCATACCGCCGACAATGTGAGTTTTTGCTCGAAGAAGGGGCTACACCTTGGCAGGTCGATGAGGCACTTGAAGAGTATGGCTTTGCCATGGGGCCTTTTAAGGTTGCAGACCTTTCTGGGCTAGATATCGCTTGGAGAATGCGTCAGAAAATCGCAGAAAAACGCCATCTAAGTCGATACGTGGGGATTGCTGACGCGCTTTGTGAGGCTAATCGTTTTGGTCGAAAAACCGGAAGTGGTTACTACGCTTATCCCGCTAACGGAAAACCCACACCTGACTCTTACACTGAAAAGTTGATTCAGGATTACCGCGCTAGCAGCGGTATTGAGGCAAAAGTGTTCAGTCCTGAAGATATTCAACAGCGTGCGGTCTATGCGCTGATTAACGAGTCATTGCTCTTGCTTAATGAGGGCGTCTGCCAGCGACCTGAAGATATTGATATTGCCCTGGTTAATGGCTACGGATTCCCCAAATGGAGGGGTGGTCCGTTCTTTATTGCACGCCATATGTCCGAGCCTGATTTAGATAATGCCTTGCAGAGCCTTGCATCAATCAGCGGCAAGGGACACGTCAAGGGCGATGCTGCATTGGCGCAGCCATCTGTAGCCTAA
- a CDS encoding PepSY domain-containing protein: protein MTPRTLRSWYLVHKWTSLISTIFLLMLCLTGLPLIFHEEIEHYFEPHPELKPITAESPVINYDDVLARALAARPGEVARFVFFEKDDPIGGVITAPTLVPPPENGHVQPFDARTGEFFDPLPPPGGFMYIMLKLHTDMFMGLLGFLFLGFMGLLLVASLVSGVVVYTPFMRKLDFATVRNKRSTRLKWLDLHNVLGIVTLAWVLVVGLTGVINTLSIPILGLWQSGQLAEMTAPYKDQPPLKSPGSLHAALATASKAAPDMDVSIVAFPGTQFSSQHHYAVFMRGATPVTERLLKPALVDAQTSELTDMRDMPWYVKTLLLSQPLHFGDYGGLPLKIIWTLLDLISIAILGSGLYLWLGRRKSPLEQRLAELDAGGLVAGAKA, encoded by the coding sequence ATGACTCCCCGAACCCTGCGTAGCTGGTATCTGGTGCATAAGTGGACCAGTCTGATTTCGACGATCTTTCTGTTGATGCTGTGCTTGACTGGATTGCCGTTGATCTTCCATGAAGAGATCGAGCATTACTTCGAGCCACACCCGGAGCTCAAGCCAATCACCGCTGAATCGCCGGTGATCAACTATGACGATGTGTTGGCCCGCGCTTTGGCAGCTCGCCCCGGCGAGGTTGCCCGCTTCGTATTCTTTGAGAAGGACGACCCGATTGGCGGTGTGATCACGGCCCCGACGCTAGTGCCGCCGCCAGAGAATGGTCATGTCCAGCCGTTCGACGCCCGCACTGGCGAGTTCTTTGATCCGCTGCCGCCACCGGGTGGCTTTATGTACATCATGCTCAAGCTGCATACCGACATGTTTATGGGGCTGCTGGGTTTCCTGTTCCTCGGTTTTATGGGGTTGCTGCTGGTGGCTTCGCTGGTGTCTGGCGTGGTTGTCTATACGCCGTTTATGCGCAAATTGGATTTCGCCACCGTGCGTAACAAGCGCAGTACTCGCCTGAAGTGGCTGGACCTGCACAATGTGCTGGGCATTGTCACGCTGGCCTGGGTGTTGGTGGTCGGCTTGACTGGGGTGATCAACACCTTGTCGATCCCGATTCTAGGGTTGTGGCAGTCTGGCCAATTGGCGGAAATGACCGCACCGTATAAGGACCAACCGCCGCTCAAGTCGCCGGGCTCACTGCATGCGGCGCTGGCTACGGCGAGCAAGGCTGCGCCAGACATGGACGTCAGTATTGTGGCTTTCCCGGGTACCCAGTTCAGCAGCCAGCATCACTACGCGGTGTTTATGCGTGGCGCTACGCCGGTGACCGAGCGTTTGCTCAAGCCTGCACTAGTGGATGCCCAGACCAGCGAACTGACCGATATGCGTGACATGCCGTGGTACGTGAAAACCCTGCTGCTCTCACAGCCGCTGCATTTCGGTGACTACGGTGGCCTGCCACTGAAAATCATCTGGACTCTGCTGGACTTGATCTCCATCGCCATTCTTGGCAGCGGCCTGTATCTCTGGCTTGGGCGACGTAAGTCACCGCTGGAGCAGCGCTTGGCTGAACTGGATGCTGGTGGGTTAGTGGCGGGGGCAAAGGCATGA
- a CDS encoding AbrB family transcriptional regulator translates to MTAKQYAELGGCYLLAIAAGYLAQQINLPLPWMIGPLVITALLNLAVVPVDVPVRTRPIGQMIVAAQVGLYFTADAALAIYSHGVAIVGVACLTIIFSFVISFLLRKLTGSDRVTALLSSIPGGPVEMGNLAIRYGGDPGPVVFAQTLRISAIVLLIPAALYYLLHTPVADRVLLSAAADPVGILVLSVGAALTSSLFYKLRINSPFFLGALAFSCIATSTSLLPVSPFPHAVVGFAQVLLGTWLGSTFRRELFRNAGRMIVAIFFTSSLLILLCAGVALGVASMSDMNWRVLVLGAAPGSVTEMALTAQYLHEDVALITAFHLVRIFMILPNIPWVLALVHRRALRESRRHTCGE, encoded by the coding sequence ATGACAGCTAAACAATATGCTGAGCTTGGTGGCTGCTATTTGTTGGCCATTGCTGCAGGTTATCTGGCGCAGCAAATAAATCTCCCTTTGCCATGGATGATTGGACCATTAGTAATTACTGCGTTGTTGAATCTCGCAGTTGTTCCCGTTGATGTGCCTGTACGAACCCGTCCGATTGGGCAGATGATCGTTGCTGCACAAGTGGGCCTGTATTTCACAGCAGATGCTGCACTCGCTATATACAGCCACGGGGTTGCGATTGTCGGGGTTGCTTGTTTGACTATTATATTTAGCTTCGTTATCTCATTTTTACTGAGGAAGCTAACAGGCTCCGATCGAGTTACAGCTTTGCTATCGAGCATACCCGGCGGGCCGGTTGAAATGGGCAATCTTGCCATTCGTTATGGCGGTGACCCAGGGCCGGTAGTTTTTGCACAAACGCTGCGCATATCAGCGATTGTTCTTCTCATACCTGCAGCCCTCTATTATTTGCTGCATACCCCAGTTGCAGACCGAGTACTTCTCTCGGCGGCAGCCGATCCAGTCGGTATATTAGTGCTAAGCGTGGGGGCGGCTCTAACCAGCTCCCTGTTCTATAAACTCCGTATAAACAGCCCATTTTTTCTTGGGGCGCTGGCATTCTCATGCATCGCCACATCGACAAGCCTATTGCCTGTGTCGCCATTTCCGCATGCAGTAGTAGGATTCGCTCAGGTTTTGCTAGGCACTTGGCTGGGATCAACTTTTCGGCGGGAGTTATTTCGTAATGCAGGCAGGATGATCGTGGCTATTTTTTTCACCTCATCACTGCTCATACTGCTTTGCGCAGGAGTAGCACTAGGTGTTGCATCCATGTCAGACATGAACTGGCGTGTTTTGGTTTTGGGTGCGGCTCCGGGCAGTGTGACCGAAATGGCGCTGACAGCTCAGTATTTACATGAAGATGTGGCGCTGATAACTGCGTTCCATCTAGTTCGTATTTTCATGATACTGCCTAATATTCCTTGGGTTTTGGCCTTAGTGCACCGCCGCGCCCTGCGGGAGTCGCGACGGCATACCTGTGGTGAGTGA